A window of Nomascus leucogenys isolate Asia chromosome X, Asia_NLE_v1, whole genome shotgun sequence contains these coding sequences:
- the KLHL34 gene encoding kelch-like protein 34: MSYFLSYCKAHGGALLTGYQALRAEGFLCDVTLETEGSEFPAHRSLLACSSDYFRALFKSHTQESRARVIHLHVPSAAGLQRLLDFIYTAWLSLSMDTVEDTLEAASYLQVTEALGLCGRYLERQLAPENCCFAANVAARFGLAHTLDAAERCIVSHLRELLARGAGPAGLLELNPTSLRAVLGAPDVARVPEARLLGLALAWLRQEPTTERLAHCTELLERVRFGLVPADVLRRVYSGSGLVLPARVKGLIIQALNYHTTPSRQPLMQGEQTSIRSPQTRILLVGGRRAREVVIEEVAAPQRAARGRVAAPEPEEEEEELEEEEEEEEEWELTQNVVAFDVYNHRWRSLTQLPTPLLGHSVCTAGNFLFVLGGESPSGSASSPLSDGSRVVTAQVHRYDPRFHAWTEVPAMREARAHFWCGAVGERLLAVGGLGAGGEALASVEMYDLRRDRWTAAGALPRALHGHAGAVGDCGVVYISGGKAGRGEGGASSLRDLYVLGPEEQAWSKKAPMGTARFGHHMAVLRGAVFAFLGRYEPFSEIERYDPGADQWTRLRPLPYDRFCYGLAVVEETALLLGGLKWRDSRQVPTRNVVGYDLDLDRWEDIGCALPWAWSGLQCAVLQLAEGGDDEMEGEAGGALDLVPG; this comes from the coding sequence ATGAGTTACTTCCTGTCTTACTGCAAAGCTCATGGCGGCGCGCTGCTCACCGGCTACCAGGCCCTGCGTGCCGAGGGCTTCCTGTGCGACGTGACACTGGAGACCGAGGGCAGCGAATTCCCGGCGCACAGGTCGCTCCTGGCGTGCTCCAGTGACTACTTCAGGGCCCTGTTCAAGAGCCACACCCAGGAATCCCGGGCGCGCGTGATCCACCTGCACGTGCCATCGGCAGCCGGCCTGCAGCGCCTGCTGGACTTCATCTACACTGCCTGGCTGTCGCTTTCCATGGACACTGTAGAGGACACTCTGGAGGCCGCCAGCTACCTGCAGGTCACCGAGGCCCTGGGGCTCTGTGGGCGCTACTTGGAGCGCCAGCTGGCTCCAGAGAACTGCTGCTTCGCCGCCAACGTGGCGGCGCGCTTTGGCCTGGCTCACACGCTGGACGCGGCCGAGCGCTGCATCGTGAGCCACTTGCGGGAGCTGCTGGCGCGGGGCGCGGGCCCCGCGGGACTGCTGGAGCTCAACCCTACATCGCTGAGGGCTGTACTGGGTGCCCCCGACGTGGCGCGGGTGCCCGAGGCCCGGCTGCTGGGCCTGGCCTTAGCTTGGTTGCGGCAGGAGCCCACAACTGAGCGCCTGGCACACTGTACAGAGTTGCTGGAGCGTGTCCGCTTCGGCCTGGTTCCCGCCGACGTACTGCGGCGCGTGTACTCGGGCTCTGGCCTCGTGCTGCCCGCCCGGGTCAAGGGCCTCATCATCCAGGCCCTCAACTACCACACGACGCCCTCCCGCCAGCCGCTCATGCAGGGCGAGCAGACCAGCATCCGGAGCCCCCAGACCCGCATCTTGTTGGTGGGGGGGCGCAGGGCACGGGAGGTGGTGATTGAGGAGGTTGCGGCCCCGCAGAGGGCAGCTAGGGGCCGGGTCGCCGCCCCAGAGCccgaagaggaagaggaagagttggaggaagaggaggaggaggaggaggagtgggagcTCACCCAGAACGTGGTGGCCTTCGATGTGTACAATCACCGCTGGCGCAGCCTTACGCAGCTACCCACACCACTGCTGGGGCACAGCGTGTGCACCGCGGGCAACTTCCTGTTTGTCCTGGGTGGGGAGAGCCCTTCCGGCAGTGCATCCTCTCCCCTGTCCGACGGCTCGCGGGTGGTCACGGCCCAAGTGCACCGTTACGACCCGCGCTTCCACGCTTGGACGGAAGTGCCCGCCATGCGGGAAGCGCGGGCCCACTTCTGGTGCGGCGCGGTGGGCGAGAGGCTCCTGGCCGTTGGGGGCCTGGGCGCGGGCGGTGAGGCGCTGGCCTCGGTGGAGATGTACGACCTGCGTCGGGACCGCTGGACGGCGGCTGGGGCACTACCGCGGGCTCTGCACGGTCACGCGGGGGCCGTCGGGGACTGCGGTGTTGTGTACATCTCGGGGGGCAAGGCAGGGAGAGGCGAGGGCGGAGCGAGCAGCCTCCGGGACTTATACGTCCTGGGCCCTGAGGAGCAGGCTTGGAGCAAGAAGGCACCCATGGGCACCGCACGTTTCGGGCACCACATGGCAGTGCTGCGCGGCGCTGTGTTTGCTTTTCTGGGGCGATACGAGCCCTTCTCTGAGATCGAACGCTACGACCCCGGCGCCGACCAGTGGACTCGGTTGCGGCCGCTACCCTACGACCGCTTCTGCTATGGGCTGGCCGTGGTCGAGGAGACAGCATTGCTGCTGGGCGGCCTTAAGTGGCGGGACTCGCGCCAGGTGCCTACCCGCAACGTGGTGGGCTACGACCTCGACCTGGACCGTTGGGAGGACATAGGCTGCGCGTTGCCCTGGGCCTGGAGCGGCCTGCAGTGCGCAGTACTGCAGCTGGCCGAGGGTGGGGACGACGAGATggagggagaggctggagggGCGCTAGATTTGGTGCCGGGCTGA